aaGGCTTTAATTAAAACTGAACAGGATAAGTggaaacaagaccgaacggtttacaaaaggaaataccGCACGGtcagataaaaacaaaagaggaggtgaccgaacgatcacctcaccataaaactaaactactaaccgaacgttcctacggttcgGCTTTCACTTCTACttctatcaaattttcttctccCAGCGCCCCTTCTAGCAACTCGTCTCCTcctgctcacacccacacggatgatcattgcaacgacaaggacggacgtacaaaaccagacaacacaagaaaacacaagataagcttatataatttaattcatacttaaacatatatttcaatcaatCCAACGCACAAGATACACTTCATCATGCATATCACACAAaacctattactagactgactgtccggactgtatgaatccgtGTAGCTACGATGTTCGTGCACCTGGAtaatgtagtaactggaatactcatcagctgccacccgaggttaatcctatctgtccaaagtacccctaaggactaggacctcctgtcattcccacacatgacctactcccctctacttgaggatgagtactcacggaacatcaggatgaactctTGATAACTCTGACCGAACGCTGAAAAGACCTCGCCAAAGGCTACGACTCTATGCTGGAACCAATCGATACTGACACTTCAAAATATTCcaataataatacttagaagaattctcatgaagaaaccgaacgcttatgaatatttaacttatttgattttacatcaagaaatccgaatgccagtaaatgaccgagcacggtagagaagaaaattctattgaagttAGACAGACATTATTTTCCTCAAGATAGATTATACAAGAAACGGGTACgagcacttggtgtaagaccgagcactactcagtacaagcgcttggtgtaagaccgagcactactcagtacgagcgatTGGTGtaaaaccgagcactactcagtacgagcgctaggtgtaagaccgagtactactaaacttataataaaaggcttgataaatataataagatactatCGAAGTAGTGTTTACGAACAACGGAAAATATAccattatatgtatataaattgaGTTTATCCCAGGATACCCAGATACAACTATGcttgaccgaacgctcaagcatagtattaccacccgaggacgctcgtcctcaactatgattctctccaaatgaaagaatcccgttTCAACTAGGTTCaccaggaaaaccgaacggtcaatgactgttcagtaacgaacgtacacttttTTATATGAGAAATTTCATACCAGAATCATTTCttttcaaactcatttcttaacatatagtttcataactttatacactcatatcaaaatcaactttcatacttcatacaattcatatcatataagtttcatataattcatatattataacataactcagtcatatttcatttccactcattaaataaacgaacgttcatacaatcCAATCATATCAATCATCATGCATCAAAACATTGAGTCAACTAACGAATATTCATACAGtacaacaacatacaaattaaattaaataagcttcacttacctctaagcgtgaccATACGTTCCCAGACGCAGAAATACAATTTCACTACTACAGGTTCTTCTACCGTCAATGCTCAACAATTCAAACTACACCAAGTGACAACCCGACACTGTCAGAACCACTCATTTTAAGAATGGAGATCAACACACGAACCCAGAACTGGGTTTGCATGTTTTAAGAGAACGAACGACAGATCGAAGAGAAATACTTACCAGCccagcttcacaaaccgaaaggtttatctggaagctcttgacgccggaagtgcttctacggtgccggaatagtgatcggaggagagaaagtgagtgttttctcagagagaagatgaagaggatgtagagagaaggaggataGAATGAgattcttcagaaatttgaaaagagggtgcatgcagaaaatGGAGTAGATTTTCTGAAACCCAAGTTTTGCTTCACACGTCAAAACGAACATCCCCTTCCGTcgacacctgttttccactaactgatTTTCAAATTCTCGTCGCTTGACACCTGACGTTCGTCATCTGAGTGTCGAGTCTCCCTCTTGACACGTGAATTCCACTATACAATACGTGCgtgaatttcttttctttctgacGTTTgattttactatcaattgattAATgccaattttaataaaattggtaaatggcagttttaataaaatgacactatattaaaaaaatagaaattatataatatttggaGTATGTTTTGATACTGTGGcatctttttgttattttgtccACTGCTGCATCCTTCGTTTTTCGCTGCGATCTTCGCTACTTCAATGTTTCAAGGTAAGATTGCTCTTTCCATAGgcattgtttattttctttctctctgtaATTTTGCATTTACTCCATTTGTTTGCTTCTGATTCTCTCTCGTATGTTCACATTTGTTGCCTATCATTTCCATTTGTTCGTTTTCATCTCTTGCTTTCAAAATATTCAGTTTTATTCCACTTCCGTTTTCGTTCCCTTTCGTGTCCTAACTTCCATATTGGTTGGCTCTCATTGTTTCTTCGCTGCTTCAaggtatttttattaaaaaaaatctgagttagggtttttattttttgtttagaaaCTCTGAAATCGAAAACACTAATGTTAACGAGATGTTTATGATAGGCTGTTTCTCACTGGACCGCTATTGGTTTCGAGATTTTCGCAGGTTGGGATTGTGATTCTTGTCACGAGTTCCGGCCTCAGAGATATTGTCTCAGTTTGGGTGTTGAAGTCATATACAGCTTGGCCTTACATACTTCCCGTGTTAATATATAATACTCCTTGTTATTTATTCTTGCCATTGcgtttttaatttactttatttatttcgGAGGACAAAGCCGTGTTGAAAGACATGTTTCACCAACGTATACATGTTCCATTTAGGAAGCTCAAAATGTGTCTTTAGTTTgactttttatccttttaaattAGTTAGTATGGCTATAATGTTTTGCAGCATATATTTAATAACACTCGTTTAGTTAAGCTACCCATGCTTTACACCtatttttcactaaattcagGATTCCTAATTTTGTTAGACGTAATCATCTAATGATGAAAATTTCTGATCTCTATTGTGCAAACTGACTATTGTTTGTGTGGTTTATAATTTCTATCATTGACTTAGACAAATGTTTAgtcattatataattataatattttgcaGTGTAAACCCATTCAGACTTATTGGAGTTGGATTACCCGTTTGGACTCTTGCAACTTTGTGTTATGGTTTCTCTTTCGATTTCTGGTCCATTTCAGTCTGTTGCATGTAAGtgtctttaattatattttgaactCCATGTGTAGCCATTTTGTACACTTTAGTTATTGAACTCTGAAGCAATTTTTGTGGGAGCCTGGTTCGGTTATAGCTCCATGTACAAATATGATATGAATATATGTTAACTTCAATATAAATGCCTTTTAAATCGTGAAACTATGTCCTTTGTGCAATAACATTTTgaattcaattattaaaattatacgttaaaaaatgataatatttgtgTAACAAGTTGTCATTGGTGACCCATTTTAGCTAAATCTGTGGAATATTTGCTTAACCATTTTGGGAGTTGATCTACATTAATTTCATGTGGTAATGAATAATTTTAGATCAGACAAAAACGGCATACAGGAGCATTCTAAGCAATATATGATGCATCCTGagcaatattatatatatatatatatatatatatatatataaatgttgaaATGAAATGTTCTTTAAAATAGTAGGTGAGGAAAGGGTGTGTCTCATACACTTAGTGGAATTAGCACTGTGCGGGTGACGAGTAGAAAGTAACAGACTGTGCTCCATTTGGTTCTGCAGCCTACTCTGCCTATTTCTTGGATAACAATTTCAATATGGAAATTACACCTTCCACTGTGTACTCcaatttttcttaaagaaacgttgctaaataattaaaatatttctattggCGATAAAggtaattattatattttgtccTTGAACCGAGGTGATTTTTAGATTGGGAGGAATgctgaattttcaaaattaaatttcaaattcacaTTATTTGGAGTAACAAGGAAATGTCTCATTTGGCTTCTCTCGAGTGCATGACCCACCCTAGACTCTTGAGGCGTTTATTTGCCTTGACCTTTGAGAGTTTGGGGATTTCAATttggttttattgtttttttcaaGTGTTCTTGGCTTTGCTTTATATTTATGTCCTTATTTATCAATTCTTTGTTATAACATTGGGATATTTAGcgttattataattaatttattattggtATGGAGTATTTGGAGATTCTCATTGAGATGTAATGTTTTGGTTGAGTGAATGTGGCTGTGAAAGTAACTAGAAAAGAGAAGCATTTCAATCCTTTAGTTCTATTTTACTGAAGTTTGGCACTGGGCAGTTATTTTATATGCATTGCTAAGATGTCTTGTCACTAAAACTAGGGTCAGCCTTCTATATTTGGTATAACTCTTAAGTTTTAGCTTATATGTTGTTTGAATCTGTGcacttttatttcaaaataaattatctcTCTATTTTGGTGGCTTCAGgtgttattcttttattttcattgacCCTGGGTTGTCCAATCTCTAGATGTTGTTATACTATGATAGACAGTGTTTGGCTTTAGGATCACTACAAGATATTTAGGGCgatgttaaaatgaaaataaaataattaaaagggGAGCTTAAGTGAATAGGGGCAATCATAAGCTACTTAAGTTTGTGTAGCTGTGCTATCTAActgttttattatttgttaccaattatatttttgtggttTGACCTGATTAGAAGTTTTTCTGGGCCAGCTTTATGAGTACCAATTCAATATGGGACTTCCTTTGATTGAGAAATAAGAGTGGACTGCTAAGTATACTGAACAAATGTCAAGATTTAGTAGAAGTTAAGGATGCTCTAGAATGAGAAatgtcaggagcggctgcagcggaatggttagcgtggaataacaaaccaagagggtttttaatactaacgtgtgccttttaatttctactcaattaaacttactacgcaattaacaaagacaaataaagcaagagtaaggttgagagaaaattgcacagatgattttatcctggttcggatcttaccaatcctacgtccagtcgtttatctcaaagcaagataaacaattcactaatcacaaaacaattacaaattacaatcacaaagaaacaatttgtaagagtttagaaaccacctctcttgataccacaagagatgaaactacacctcctttgagtcttcacaaaggatgaacacctcctccgaatacttcacgaaggatgattctcttccgaacacctccttagacacaccaaggatgaaccggctatttcctctgtcaccgtagcagcacttcaccagctccacagacacgagtttcacaagccgaacaagaacacacaagtctcaagaatttctgagtatttgagcacaagggaagagtttctgtgtctttTTGGAtttcttcttgagaggaaatgagagtctatttatagactcatccaaagactcttccatttttcgttttcagcctttcttactgtgttaatcgattagctacagtggttaatcgattaacactccaacggatagtccaacggctctaaaaacggctagtttttcaaacggtcactgtgttaatcgattaacaccctctgttaatcgattagcgttaatcgattaacaccctctgttaatcgattagctacagtgttttgctacagtacattggtacagtaatgtgctacagtattttgctacagtaattttacaaaacactttctttttctaatctaagtcctatacatatttctaagagtattacaaaagctttccatagcaatacaagtcttcataacatcttgaatcttgatttcttcttgacttgatttggacatcatcaaaacttcatcttcatcattttgctaacaatctctccctttttgatgatgatcaaaactttcttgatttaaagcttttggtaataatctgtatttaaaacacaacttaaggaagaaacaattgttagtgtacttagaaataagtttaaggctttaaatatttctcctcctttttgatcattattaaaaagtgatgtataattgctccccctaaatttgTTAGAAAATATACTCCTCCTTAATAAAAGTATGTATGCATAGAGATATTAAGGCaaaacaacatacattttattgaatttaaagaggcaagcatacaaagaagttaaatatatagCACACACACTACAAAAAGCATAGAATCATAAAGTACCCCTTTAGATATGCCTTCAATTTCGTAATGAGAATCCTCTAGGTTATttccacattttgtttagatcttcatcttgaggattgtcatcattcttcacttcatttgttgtcttctacaaatcttcatcattgtctgcatgtaattcaaatgactcaagaggttttgcctcaaggtctacaatttcatcaaagacaacatgcacacattcttttatttcaattgttttccgtttgaaaactatatatgctttatattaaaaaattgtttcatattctttgaaataaaaatttcttaattcttctttttcaaatatttaaaacaaaaacaatttttaaaaattttcttaaatattgttttaaagaaattctaaattttaaacaataggtacccaactattttgtatgggtcctttgggttagtttgaaaatttgaaatcattttacaacccaaatatatctaccacttggaacaccataatgcttaattttacatttgttagatgtatgaccctttttcatacaataaaagcatgatacaaagtttgtgttcctatacgttgttcctttttctacccaagttctatgggttctatgattgtgtttatttttaattctaggaacatacttatttttaacaaccttattttcattatttttactacattctcctaaggttgtttcatctagtagtttcttatgattaacacaagatgcacatttatcactactagtaaatttacccttttcaaaaaataaaactttatttttcaaatctttattttcttcaaaaatattttcaaaatttaattttaaattcttattttcttcaagaatattttcaaagtttaactttaaatttttgaaatcctttttcaatttttgatgggctttatctagtttttcagattctactattaaagcagcataaatttcatgcaattcatcttcactaatttgactagaattatcagaatcgctagatgtacttacttggcttccagcgtcgtcatttaccactaaacagatgtttgcttcttcatctgagtagcttgaatctgaaatggtctcattgtcgtcttcccatgcgatgtacgctctctttttcttgaagaatttcttttcttcacctttcttttgatttgggcagtctgcttttagatgccccttttctccgcaaccatagcatcggtaatttgaggaagatactggattatctttcttttcgtatctaaattttcctttgcctttagacttcatgaacctgttgagcctttttatcatgagtctcaattcttcttcttcgtctgagtcttcatcttccgatttacctttgcttctttcaacctcagatttcaaggctagactctttttcttagtttttgcttttgcttcttcttcatctagtcttccgaggtcaagttcatgttccctcaactttccaaaaagtgccgccatagtcatggtgttcagattttgtgactcagaaattgcagtcacttttggttgccaagacctgtctaaagatttcaagattttaatgttaagttcatcagtatcaaatgacttacccagtccaatgagatgattaacaatgttggtgaagcgtttttgaacatcaactattgtttccccttgcttcattctgaacatctcgtattcctgAATTAAGATATTCTTTCTGGCTCTCTttacatcatctgtaccttcatgggttactctaagtacttcccacatatcttgtgcagttttacaaatagaaatcctgtaaaactcgtcaacagttagagcagatgaaataatattacgagcttttacatcattaccaaattttttcttatcttgagcagtccattggtcacggggctttggttcctgcatattgttaattggaacaaaaggaccagatacaacagcatcccaaatatctatatcaatagattccataaaaatttgcattcttaccttccagaatgcgtaattttcacctgtgaatagtggtggtctattgatagaagcaccctctacaaaggtttgatgtgatcccgccatttgaatgactatcaaagcaagttctgataccaattgtcaggagcggctgcagcggaatggttagcgtggaataacaaaccaagagggtttttaatactaacgtgtgccttttaatttctactcaattaaacttactacgcaattaacaaagacaaataaagcaagagtaaggttgagagaaaattgcacagatgat
This sequence is a window from Vigna angularis cultivar LongXiaoDou No.4 chromosome 2, ASM1680809v1, whole genome shotgun sequence. Protein-coding genes within it:
- the LOC128195490 gene encoding uncharacterized protein LOC128195490 isoform X2, with the translated sequence MFQGWDCDSCHEFRPQRYCLSLGVEVIYSLALHTSRCKPIQTYWSWITRLDSCNFVLWFLFRFLVHFSLLHAEKLEENLRKDLGVEKERVLDDLEGL
- the LOC128195490 gene encoding uncharacterized protein LOC128195490 isoform X1 — encoded protein: MFTFVAYHFHLFVFISCFQNIQFYSTSVFVPFRVLTSILVGSHCFFAASRLFLTGPLLVSRFSQVGIVILVTSSGLRDIVSVWVLKSYTAWPYILPVVNPFRLIGVGLPVWTLATLCYGFSFDFWSISVCCMQRS